From the Lathyrus oleraceus cultivar Zhongwan6 chromosome 3, CAAS_Psat_ZW6_1.0, whole genome shotgun sequence genome, the window attcgtgctcagtgatgttttctctttaaaatcatctccctgttttgaattttagtgatggttcatcttgaccagtctggtggagctcaccggggaagatgaccggagctctggctccgacaATGATGTGGCTTGCATTTGGACCATGGGATCTAattctcacgttttaatcttgacTATGCTttgtgattactcatgttacaGCGTGTTTGACTAGGACATTGGTGGAACacgtgttttggatcatcagatttgccacctcaattaatgagggagatttaatggtccacgtattttttgattttctgaatttctttttaattccattttcttcaataattcataataaatttaatattgatccaaaaaatatgggactttcaccaaaaaaattcaaatatttttctcttttatattctgaattaaaattattttttggatcattattaatatttttcatgaattaattgattttgcatttttttaattgtttaaaaatatttttcagtgtccaaaaattatgaaattttttctccaaggtcctttgaccttgtttgacctatgataaatctcatggccatttatttggtgttttgatgagattttaggatttggacaaaacatatttgaatttaatgtattattttactatttttaattgaataaatgccattttaattgtgttgaccatttggattgacttaattgagtttcttatttgttgttgggccttggtcaaggttgatttgactttgtcaagttcatattattggatttaggggattgatggaatgtatattccatcttccaaaatgaatgaataatattaatttggtaaaagtcctcctttgaccaatttgtgatttcattcatcctcttccctcttcatctaattccccttcttcatccattcatttccaactttccaatgacatctcaaagtcctaatgctagttgactgaaagattaacatgagtatggatgagattaggccacaccttttgcatatgttttgtgtgtggtatgtttaatgagcatagttcataatactatgtctccaacatgcattaacaccaaaagtctattgccccacctcaaatagttgtggcttctacataagtccaattacgattgcttaatatagcgctaaatttatgacacaaaaggcataagcattctagttagtgagattgtaagtctcccctcttccatggtattgtgtggaaacttgaccttctttccttcctttggaagatgttttggttcaaggatccatgcttgtggcaagtgggttgagtgttctccaaagaatgtcttgatatcaaaaagcaaaacaaaactaactactaacttactaactattaacttttactttcaagcttttacttttaatgcaatttacttttagtattctattatcatttgccattatacatatcattctaattgtttatgttaatgtaattttcactttgtccatttggaccatattgtgtgatataccTTGTTTTTGtgttgctttgtttgtttttttggtctttgaccattaatatacataataataacaataaccctaaaagacttttgagtggactgttggtttgatcttgcccaattgaacttagaatttaggcaacattcctttgctaatggacttggccaatgccaatttgttgaagaaccaagtacttgcaatttgaaattcatctgatacatcattcaagatctctccagttcatctacaacattgttcattgttaagctgttatgttgaacctatgacttgtggaattcatctgctacataggctattttgaagaagatcatgaagtggataagcttggatgatgccatctttatttgatgcctttgctgttcaagattgatataattgtgcatttgtgtgttgcttgattctaaaagtccaagggaattatgggtttctattgacatacttgtctattggattgctcccatttggtcagatcttttcaactttaaacttttaaatttttgtgcataagatagtctcttcatcttctccccatttctttaatttcaaaatctctccctccattttcaaaaccttctttgtgtgaactatttttgttctaaacttagaccatttttgcaaaatataggaactttggccttatgccattgcatttttcaaacttattttctcaaatcaaacttgcaaatgaacttaactatacttgacttaaactttcaaaaatccaaaaagaactaactcattcaaaccatttttaggcctttgtgcctttcaaacttaaattttattaaaaccaacacactcattttgaaatttatagcacgaactacgaggttttgatccctcctttttttgttggtacgtaggcacgagaccgaaggtcttgtcaaacaaaaaaaaatataattaatgaatttttttctcatccccccattctatttgtttgtaaacatcactttgtacaaaatacacatgcacacaaaaaggactccctaggagtacctaggacactttgggtgctaacaccttccctctgtgtaaccaacccccttacctgtgatctttgattttttattagtttttatttgaaaacttcttactaattggattttgttcgtactttttcctttttcccctggaaacaataaaaacacagtggcgactcttgttaattgatctctagcttgtcaataacTTGACGATCATGAATTTTCCGCTACAATGACAATAATATTAAATCACATATTCGATATTATAAACAGCAAACAATATCTTACAAAACATCACTAATACTCAAATgacaaaaatgtcatgtgatatgacatAAGTTTTCTATGATAATGATCAAATGTATATTTTCACAACTCTTTATTTGGTTAATGAGAGCCACCAACCTTGTGAAGTAATCAACTACCTTCTTATTCCATACTGGGGTGCAGGAACACAGACGACAAACATTTCTCATGATTATTCATCTTCATTAGTTCATACTTTATCTTCAACATCTGAAGCTTCACTTTATCACATTTGCATCTCCTTTATAGTTTTTTTTATAAGGGTGTCCCAAGTATTCCTAAAAACCAAGACACCTCTTACTTCCGTTGTAAATggtgaaaaaaagaaaaaaaaggagGTGTATATAATAAAACTTTTAGCCTGCCCCATTTATCTACCTAGGCCCAATAAACAATGTTCCTCACTTATCTCTCTCTGTCTCATAGCAAAGAGTTTCTCTTTCGCAAACTTGTTCATCAAAATGCCTACTGCAACCTTCGACCTAGGAGCCGTTCCCTTCAACCCCGACGGATGGGGCCCACTCGAATCCACCGCCGATGACACCAACGTCCCCTTCGCTCCATTCTCCCGTTCCGATAAGCTAGGCCGGATCGCCGATTGGACTCGCAACTTCAACAACCCGACCCGATCCAAAAACCCAGCCGACTCCGCCTTCGACTTCACCTCCGACGCTTCATTCCCTTCCTTTGCCGACGATGACTCATCTTTCCGATTAGTCGACGGTAAGCCTCCACCGCGTCCCAAATTCGGACCAAAATGGCGCTTCCAGCGTCAGCTTCAGCTTCCTCAGCGCCGCGACGAGGAAGTCGAAGCTAAGAAGCGTGAAGCTGAGAAAGAAAGAGCTCGTCGCGATCGACATTATCAGAATCGTTCAAACCCTAGCAACCATCGCCGTGAGCTTTTTAAGTCATCGGTTGATATTCAACCGGAATGGAATATGCACGACCAGATCCCTTTCTCCACTTTCACCAAACTATCATTCACCGTCTCTGAGCCTGAGGATCTCCTCCTCTGCGGCGCGGTCGAGAGTTACGATCGGACTCATGATCGAATCGCTCCGAAAAATGAACGTCGTCTTGAGAGGTTCAAGAATCGTAACTTCTTCAAAGTTACCACCACTGATGATCCTGTTATCCGGAGGCTCGCGAATGAAGATAAAGCCACGGTTTTCGCTACTGATGCTATTTTGTCTACTCTCATGTGCGCTCCTAGGTCTGTTTACTCCTGGGATATTGTTGTTCAGCGAGTTGGGAATAAGCTTTTCTTTGATAAGCGCGATGGGTCGCAGTTGGATTTGCTTTCTGTTCATGAGACCTCTCAGGAGCCATTGCCTGAGGCGAAAGATGATATTAACTCGGCTCATTCGCTTAGTGTGGAGGCTTCTTATATCAATCAGAATTTCTCTCAGCAAGTTTTGATTAGGGATGGGAAAAAGGTTACTTTTGATGAGCCTAATCCTTTTGCTAATGAAGGTGAAGAGGTTGCTTCTGTTGGTTATAGGTATAGAAGGTGGAAGCTTGATAATGATATGTATCTTGTTGCTAGGTGTGAGGTGCATAGTGTTGTTGATGTCAATAACCAGAGGTCTTTCCTTACTTTGAATGCATTGAATGAGTTTGATCCGAAGTATTCTGGTGTTGATTGGAGGCAGAAGTTGGAGACACAAAGAGGTGCTGTTTTGGCTACTGAACTCAAGAACAATGCTAACAAGTTGGCTAAGTGGACTGCACAGGCTCTTTTGGCGAGTGCTGATATGATGAAGTTGGGATATGTTTCTCGGATTCATCCCCGTGATCATTTTAACCATGTGATATTGGCTGTTGTTGGATATAAACCCAAGGATTTTGCTGCACAGATTAATTTGAATCCGACCAATATGTGGGGAATTGTGAAGTCTATCGTGGACTTGTGCATGAAATTGAATGAGGGGAAATATGTTCTCGTGAAGGATCCATCTAAGCCCCAGGTTAGGATTTATGAGGTTCCAGCGGATGCATTTGAGAATGACTATGTGGAGGAGCCAATACCTGAAGAGGAGCAAGTTCAACCACATGCAGATGGTGCTGATGATGCTGATGGCGTAGAGGCAGCTGCGGCTAGTACCAATGATGGGGAAGATAAGAAGGTTGAAGATCAAGCTTAAAAGGTAATTGCTTCAAGTCTAACTCGATTTTATGCTCTATTTTGTTTTGTTAATGTAATACGTGTTGGTACAACTTTTGTTTGACTTGAGTTATGAAAATGATCATGGGGTGCTCAATGTGTGTTTCATTCACACCGATAAGATTTTCCCCTTTTTTATTATGTATTTTGTCATTCTTTTCGAGGTCAGCCATAGTCTTACAATTGCTGCCTTCCTTTATGATTATGTAGTTTATAGGGTTTGCCAAGATTTTATATTGTGGTTGTGGTGATCCTTGATATTTGCTAGAAATTGGTAACCAATGTGGCTTATTTGGCCTCAATTATGGTTGTGGACTGGAGACTCCTAAAACTGTTAATTTGCTGCCACATTCAAGGTTCTGGGATGCAATTTAAAACCTCGGGGTTCATGAAGATTTTATTGCACATGCTGAAACTGTTTGTTTAAATTTCTAGTCCATATTCCAAAACTTAAATGATTTATGATTTTAATAAATTAATTGCTCATTTCCACTTTTCAACTAAACTTGTGTGCCAAGGGATACATTATTTATATCCAAAAATTTGGTGGTTGATTGTTGGTGTTCCTACTCATTGTCTACTTGTATTCAAGATATAATCCTATTCCTAAGCACTTCTAAGTATTTATGAATGGAGAGCTACATTGATGATTGGGAATAGCCTCAACCAGAGTAGTCGATAGGGGTGGATATCGGCTCTATACTGGGCAAGCAGTGCGGCATGGAGGCCGGCCGTGACCAAAATAGCCCTAGTGGTGCAGTTCAGCATTGTGGGCGCTATTGGCCTGGAGCAGTTATTAACCCGCTTTCATTTTCCCCTCCGGAAAAAAATGAAATTATCCTTAAAAGTTTAACCCTTTTTCAGGGTAGTTTTGGGTTTTTAGCTCACCTTCCCCCCTCTCTCTTTCTGCGCAATCATCGCGATCAAACGACAAGGAAAAATAGCATTATTCTCCTTCTTTCCTCAGGCATTGTGTTCCTCCTTCTCTCCATGATCGCCACCGTCCTCCCTTTGAGCAAAATAGTTGCTGTCCTCCCTCTTCAGTTGGGTTTTCCGTTTCTTCTTTCTCCACTCTGTTTTACTGCACTTTGTATTTCatctatttttattttctttatttttattttactgcaatctgtttttattttatttcattgtTACACactttggtttttatttttatctgtttttactttattttattttgactGCAATCtgtttttaattcatttgtaCTTTTGTTTTTTTTTCCCCAAAAAATATCAAATAGCGGTCATCCCGCTATACCTTATCCCGCCATCCCATTTTTGGGATCGGCCACTCCACACCGCCACCTGGAAACCTAGTAGGTATACAAAGACTTGTTTTCCAAAAGGTCTAATCCGATTAGAGTATGGTCGTATTGGGCTGTACCTTTCTAATGCCACGTGATATATCGTAGAGTGTATTGTGCTTCCTCTCAGTCAACGTGTCTTCTCAAAAGTTATTATTTTGACATCATCTATTTTTCTCTTCCATTATTACCTTCCTTTGATTAAAGCTATGTATTAGAAGGGTGTGTTTGTTTCAACGAGAAACATTTGTATTCCTGGGTATAATATTACCAGAATTGTTGTTCCTTGGaatatatttaaaatttatgGACAGGAAAATTTATgtaattaaatattaaaataaaaaaatataattaaatgTGGTAAAATGAGATGCTGAGATTGGATTTAGAGTTGGTTGAGTTTTATTTGCATGCGACTGTTAACATAAGAATAAAGTGTAAGCAAACCATGTGAGAAATAATATTCTAAAAGTAATtttttaaaacagaaacaaaatAACCAACATGAGAATgttctttttcttcattttcttgTCAATAATATTGCAATGTACTTGAAACAAACACATGTCAAGGCTTTTATAATATTTTTTCTTGACTATTTATGGATCATGGCCATTGGTATCAATTAGTGACTTCACCAACTAGAGTTATTGACTCTATTTATTCTTTGTAGTTTATGAGAGAAGCAAAATATTTTATTAACAAGTCATGAATGACATTAGAAAGTATTAGCGCCACAATAAGTTGTTGAATCTTAGCACTCTGTTGTTAATAGCGGCTGGAATCGTCTCATTTAATGTGTTAAAATTAGTATTAGTTCTATAATAGTTCTTAAATATATCAAATAGATCAGAAATCAATGCATGCATTTAAATATGATTTGATGTGCACACGCAATAATTTGAAGCTGTTTTGCTAATATATCGTACTATAAATAACACGATACATTTTTTGGATGAATGCAGGTCACTTGGTAGCAGAACTACTCCCAGAATCAGTTTTACTTTGCTTCTATTTGTAGGACAATTTTGCGATTCAACTTGTTTTTTAAAGCATACTACCGTCTTTTGAGTTTTGCGATGCAACATCAGTTTCTTAGTCTTTGTCATCCATGCTACATGTTTATGCTCTATAAATCAGAGCATATTTATGTGGAATCAGGACGTTTAAAAATCACGTCACGATTGGGACTTAGTACTGTGCTTAAGTTTGTTATCTAAATCGTTCAGTTTTTTATTAATACTATCACGTAGTTTACCTATTTTTCTGTTGTATCACAGTGGCTTGAAATTTTGTTGTTACAAGACATGCAAAAGCAAATAACGTGGTTCCTAAAATAAGATTACCAAGACAGTCTTTCAAATTTAGAAAAACAGAAGAAGAAAAAAGGTGATTTCTTTTCTAATTTCATCTTAGCAAGAAAATTAGGGCAAATGTTTCTTTTTGAAGATATAGACCACCAATAGCCTTGAGAGAATAATAGAAACACATTCTTTAGAGTTTGTTTTGGTTTACTAATCAAGTATaatataataatttaattattttaatatcGGTTATATATATTGGCAAAGATATGGCAATTTGGTTCGGATAGTCTTTTTTGAAAAGCCTTAGTGAAAACTAGTTAAAGATGGAGCTATATTTTCAAGAGCATAAGTGATTTTCTTGGTTTGTCTCTTATCGAACTCAACACAAGATTTATTATGGTTGAAAGATAATAATTTCCTGCATTCTGTGCTGGTAAAAAGGCATGCGCGGCAAATTTCGCATATAATAAAAACCAAAcaatttaaaatttttaaaaaaattacaatatTTAAACTTTTTATTAAAAGGATAATTTTGTCATATTACTCCATTTGTGGGATGTTAGGTATAATTTTGGACGTATCAGGTTAATTCTTCTCGTATTCAACTCTTGATATATCATAATCATGTATTTTGTTTTCCCTCTACACTCCAACAATGCGATGAtatttcaagatttttttttataagtggaaaaacgaaaagaaaaaaaacaagaaattatcttgaaaaaaaattatattagTATTAGCTAGCAAGAAATTAATGATTCTTACCGGAGGATCCGTAAAAGAATGACACACCGTATCATTACCAGCTCCATGTTTTGCTAGATTGTCTGCACAAGCATTCATCTCCTTAAGAGTATGAGTAATTTGAACTCGCCATTCTCTAGAGAGAAACTCTTTAATTTTGTGAAAAATTGCAACATAGTGATGTCAAATATCAACAAACTCTGAGATAAGCTTGATAGCAGAGTTCAAGTCAGAATAACACATCAGATCTTTGATGTCAAGTTCTTAGGCCATACACAAACCATGATATAACGCCATCAACTCAACATGAAGAATATTGGAATAACCAATATTATTCGCAAAACCGTGAACCCAAGTACCATTATCATTTTGAATAAATCGATCAAAACCCGAGGCACTAGGAATAATGAGGCTACTGCCATCAACATTTAAAATCATATTACTACCTTTGTGTGCATTCCATGTGACCGTTCTAGTTGGATGAGACATATTATGCTTGAGAAAATATTTAGTTAACATATTAGCATAATTCGTTGTGATGAGTTTTAAAGTATAGGAAGATACCACTTCATTCGCATGTCACGATTTGTTCCTAACGCGCCACAATCACCAACAAACAACCAAAAAGATAAAGCCACCATCTATGCCATGTATAATCCAATCATATAAATTATCCCCTTTGAAGAATATTAGGTCTAAGAAGCCAATAGATTTCCAAAAGCGAGTAGAAAATTCACAGTCTCTCAGACAGTGTAGAGTCGCCTTAACATCTTGATTACATATAGGACATAGATTTGTATGGAGCATATCACGGTGATACAACATCAATCTCGTAGAAGGAGACTTATGTAAAGCTATCAAAAGGAAGAATTTCACCTTCTCAAGGAAAGGAATATGCCACACCCACTTCCAAGAGTTATTGTATGTTGTATTTTGAATAAAATTCAAGTCTGTTAAGCCAGTTATAACCATCAAGAGCAGTATAAATACCATTGTTTATTGGTGTTTTTAGTAAATAAATCACGAGTTTTAGTTCACTTATGGGATTAAACTCGAAAAAATCCCAAGGATACTTTGTGTGAAATGTTTGAATTAGGATGATAGTGCTGTAAGGTTTTATGTTTGGATTTAgaataattggataaaaaatggAATAAATAAATGCAGAAGTGCTTGAATTGAGAAAGG encodes:
- the LOC127132457 gene encoding eukaryotic translation initiation factor 3 subunit D codes for the protein MPTATFDLGAVPFNPDGWGPLESTADDTNVPFAPFSRSDKLGRIADWTRNFNNPTRSKNPADSAFDFTSDASFPSFADDDSSFRLVDGKPPPRPKFGPKWRFQRQLQLPQRRDEEVEAKKREAEKERARRDRHYQNRSNPSNHRRELFKSSVDIQPEWNMHDQIPFSTFTKLSFTVSEPEDLLLCGAVESYDRTHDRIAPKNERRLERFKNRNFFKVTTTDDPVIRRLANEDKATVFATDAILSTLMCAPRSVYSWDIVVQRVGNKLFFDKRDGSQLDLLSVHETSQEPLPEAKDDINSAHSLSVEASYINQNFSQQVLIRDGKKVTFDEPNPFANEGEEVASVGYRYRRWKLDNDMYLVARCEVHSVVDVNNQRSFLTLNALNEFDPKYSGVDWRQKLETQRGAVLATELKNNANKLAKWTAQALLASADMMKLGYVSRIHPRDHFNHVILAVVGYKPKDFAAQINLNPTNMWGIVKSIVDLCMKLNEGKYVLVKDPSKPQVRIYEVPADAFENDYVEEPIPEEEQVQPHADGADDADGVEAAAASTNDGEDKKVEDQA